One window of the Deltaproteobacteria bacterium genome contains the following:
- a CDS encoding 4-hydroxybenzoate octaprenyltransferase, protein MSLSSISKVRILLEMIKFEHTIFALPFAYLGAFLAAEGPPDLCTSLWILAAMVGARTAAMGFNRIVDIPFDSKNPRTKERALPRGTVKARDAWIMVIVASGIYFLSAYELNRLAFLLSPAFLAVVLSYSYTKRFTSLCHLFLGLALSLAPTAGWIAVKGSIELLPLILSTGVLFWVAGFDVLYGCLDYDFDRKQGLHSIPAKWGIKKAFRISCLFHLVAFIAFISVGFQAHLNWIYYSGLLATFALLVMQRLVVNPSDLSRMNMAFFTFNGAISIILFTATAISLIW, encoded by the coding sequence ATTTCATTATCATCAATTTCAAAGGTCAGGATACTGCTTGAAATGATAAAATTCGAGCACACTATCTTTGCCCTGCCCTTTGCATACCTTGGGGCCTTTTTGGCTGCTGAAGGACCACCTGATCTGTGTACATCTCTGTGGATTCTTGCGGCTATGGTTGGGGCCAGGACGGCTGCGATGGGCTTCAACCGTATAGTTGACATCCCCTTTGATTCAAAAAATCCCCGTACAAAGGAGAGGGCCCTTCCCAGAGGGACTGTCAAGGCAAGGGATGCCTGGATCATGGTAATAGTTGCTTCGGGGATTTACTTCCTGTCAGCCTATGAACTGAATCGACTGGCATTCCTCCTCTCCCCGGCTTTCCTGGCTGTAGTGCTCAGCTACTCATATACAAAGAGATTCACCTCGCTGTGCCACCTCTTTCTGGGCCTGGCCCTGAGCCTGGCGCCTACGGCCGGATGGATCGCAGTAAAAGGAAGCATAGAACTACTTCCTTTGATCCTCAGCACAGGCGTACTTTTCTGGGTAGCGGGATTCGACGTGCTATACGGCTGCCTGGACTATGATTTTGACCGGAAACAAGGCCTGCATTCAATACCGGCAAAGTGGGGAATAAAGAAGGCCTTCCGGATTTCATGCCTCTTCCACCTGGTGGCCTTTATCGCCTTTATTTCAGTGGGCTTTCAGGCGCATCTCAACTGGATATATTATTCCGGCCTGCTGGCCACCTTTGCGCTCCTGGTAATGCAAAGACTGGTAGTGAACCCCAGTGACCTTTCCAGGATGAATATGGCCTTTTTCACCTTTAACGGGGCCATAAGCATAATTCTGTTTACTGCAACGGCCATTTCTCTTATCTGGTAA
- a CDS encoding dihydroorotate dehydrogenase electron transfer subunit, whose product MPRFDIPARIIEQIQLVHGIFLLTVKAPAILESASPGQFCMLEVKYHNSRDPLLRRPLSIYKTLANGRISFLYKEVGKGTRLLSKRCPGEIVRILGPLGQGFRLIRDRPCILVGGGLGIASLLLLAEKIKQSGKLIILLGAGNASEIPTIEDFSRLTRDFHIATEDGSLGQKGMVTDLLAQTLQKIKGMAQIYTCGPWPMMKAVYYMARNKNIPCQVSLEATMACGIGLCLGCAVPRSDSQGFLHVCREGPVFDADQVNWEYSQ is encoded by the coding sequence ATGCCCAGGTTCGACATACCTGCCAGGATAATAGAACAGATACAGCTCGTTCACGGCATTTTCCTGCTTACGGTCAAGGCCCCTGCAATTCTGGAGTCAGCCAGCCCGGGACAGTTCTGCATGCTCGAGGTGAAATATCACAATAGCAGGGATCCTCTGCTTCGCCGTCCCCTTTCCATTTACAAAACCCTGGCAAACGGACGGATAAGCTTTCTTTACAAAGAAGTCGGCAAGGGTACCCGCCTGCTCTCAAAACGGTGCCCCGGAGAGATCGTCAGGATACTGGGGCCACTGGGACAGGGCTTCAGGCTGATCCGTGACCGTCCATGCATACTGGTAGGCGGAGGGCTCGGTATTGCCTCTCTGCTTCTTCTGGCAGAGAAGATTAAGCAATCCGGTAAACTCATCATCTTGCTCGGGGCCGGAAATGCTTCGGAAATCCCGACCATTGAAGACTTCTCAAGACTTACCCGAGATTTTCACATCGCAACCGAGGATGGAAGCCTTGGGCAAAAGGGAATGGTAACGGACCTGTTGGCTCAAACGCTCCAAAAAATCAAAGGAATGGCGCAGATCTATACCTGCGGCCCCTGGCCTATGATGAAGGCGGTCTATTATATGGCCCGCAATAAAAATATCCCCTGCCAGGTCTCACTGGAGGCCACTATGGCGTGCGGCATAGGGCTGTGCCTGGGCTGTGCCGTTCCGCGGTCCGATAGCCAGGGCTTTCTGCACGTATGCAGGGAAGGACCGGTATTTGATGCAGATCAAGTCAATTGGGAGTACAGCCAGTGA
- a CDS encoding integrase, producing MGQRKDYYKLLGVTKNASPEEIKKAFRKMALKYHPDKNKGDKTAEERFKEINEAYAVLSDPEKRRQYDTFGSTEFHRRFTQEDIFRNFDFSDIFQDIGIGKFFFGGRGGTEVSFDEILGQAFGSMGGGPGGHAFKRGFQYSQPIGQDVVLELALSPNEIIKGSHKLISIRTGGSPERISVHIPKGISPGKKIRVAGKGAQGPGGRGDLYLLISLRLDPGFRSSGSDVEVDKVVKFTDACLGAEVEVPTVEGGMVRLKIPAGTRCGQKLRLRGKGLPTATGGRGDEYVRIMIEVPARLTSKQKELVLKLKREGL from the coding sequence ATGGGACAAAGAAAAGATTATTACAAGCTGCTTGGTGTTACAAAGAATGCCTCTCCTGAGGAGATAAAGAAGGCATTTCGAAAAATGGCGCTCAAGTATCATCCGGACAAAAATAAAGGGGATAAAACCGCTGAAGAACGCTTTAAAGAGATCAACGAGGCCTATGCAGTTTTGAGTGATCCTGAAAAACGCCGTCAGTATGATACCTTCGGTTCTACGGAATTTCATCGCAGATTTACACAAGAAGACATCTTCCGGAACTTTGATTTTTCCGATATTTTTCAGGACATTGGAATCGGCAAATTCTTCTTTGGCGGGCGAGGTGGTACTGAAGTCTCCTTTGATGAAATCCTGGGGCAGGCCTTTGGTTCGATGGGCGGAGGCCCTGGTGGACATGCATTTAAACGAGGTTTTCAGTATTCACAACCAATCGGACAGGATGTGGTTTTGGAATTGGCCCTTTCCCCAAACGAGATCATTAAGGGTTCACACAAATTGATATCTATCCGGACAGGCGGGAGTCCTGAGCGAATCTCCGTGCATATACCAAAAGGCATCAGCCCGGGAAAGAAAATCCGGGTGGCAGGTAAAGGGGCACAGGGACCCGGAGGCAGAGGAGACCTCTACCTGCTGATCAGTCTCAGGTTAGATCCTGGTTTTCGTTCAAGCGGCTCAGATGTAGAAGTGGACAAGGTTGTGAAGTTTACCGACGCATGCCTGGGCGCAGAAGTGGAGGTTCCGACTGTGGAAGGAGGGATGGTGAGGCTCAAGATTCCTGCAGGCACACGGTGTGGACAGAAGTTGCGTCTGAGGGGGAAGGGTCTCCCAACTGCCACTGGTGGCCGTGGAGACGAATATGTTCGAATAATGATTGAAGTGCCGGCCAGGCTGACCTCTAAACAGAAGGAGCTGGTCCTTAAGTTGAAAAGGGAAGGACTTTAG
- a CDS encoding LD-carboxypeptidase, protein MKLINTKIKSRKVCSSIHTRSRRAALFAPSSPPESEKLEAGLKIIEEKAPWLEITNDIFPDQTEYMPSLPYLAGKDQLQADRFADLLLDTSIDIVWCLRGGYGSFRWLSMVPWDRIGNEAPILIGFSDVSLLHSALVQKGRLSIHGPLVSTLPDTTEPARKALWTCLDQGEFPGLSGTALSTGKAKGPLIGGNLTCITHLIGTAYEPGWDGAILLIEDHNEALYRLDRMLMQLLLTGRLSRLAGIAVGYLLGDGKPERLLHILLQDRFGSLGIPIIADLPVGHIPDNYPLLIGGYYELDGDKGLLKPMTGLPGLQRP, encoded by the coding sequence ATAAAATTAATAAATACCAAGATAAAGTCAAGGAAAGTGTGCTCTTCAATCCATACCAGGTCCCGCCGTGCAGCGCTTTTTGCTCCCTCCAGCCCGCCTGAATCAGAAAAGCTGGAGGCAGGTCTTAAGATAATTGAAGAAAAAGCTCCCTGGCTGGAGATCACAAATGATATATTTCCTGATCAGACCGAATATATGCCTTCCCTGCCCTATCTTGCAGGTAAAGACCAACTCCAGGCCGACAGATTTGCAGATCTTCTCTTGGATACATCTATAGATATCGTATGGTGTTTGAGGGGAGGATACGGCTCCTTTCGTTGGCTGAGCATGGTGCCGTGGGACCGGATTGGAAATGAGGCTCCGATACTGATAGGTTTCAGTGATGTAAGCCTGCTCCACTCAGCTCTTGTTCAAAAAGGTCGTCTGTCAATACACGGCCCCCTTGTCTCAACTCTGCCGGATACGACAGAACCTGCAAGAAAAGCACTATGGACCTGCCTTGACCAAGGAGAATTTCCCGGTCTTTCCGGCACCGCCCTCAGTACCGGCAAGGCGAAAGGTCCACTCATTGGGGGAAATCTGACTTGTATTACACATCTTATCGGTACGGCCTATGAGCCAGGGTGGGATGGAGCGATTCTCTTGATCGAGGATCATAATGAGGCTCTTTATCGCCTTGATCGGATGCTGATGCAGCTTTTACTCACAGGAAGGCTATCCAGATTGGCAGGAATTGCTGTGGGCTATCTCCTCGGAGATGGAAAGCCTGAAAGGCTATTGCACATACTGCTGCAGGACCGGTTCGGATCCCTCGGGATCCCGATAATTGCTGATCTTCCCGTAGGCCATATACCTGACAATTATCCACTGTTAATTGGCGGGTACTATGAACTGGATGGAGACAAGGGCCTCCTGAAACCAATGACAGGACTGCCTGGACTTCAGCGCCCCTGA
- a CDS encoding lytic murein transglycosylase, with the protein MDGWVRSPLALLVFFFLSSLIYPVSCPAFRATNASIWEPLIKHLIEDGEDETTIRGIFARREVQFDPGVMPRKLSHKESELDYSKFLRPERLSRARAFLDTHRKVLTRIEDEYGVPKEVEVAILLVETDLGRYLGSGRAFNILASMAAATDIDSVKPWLSPELLKSAEGERLGKKLRDKSRWAYEELRALLIYSRQNQIDLLEIKGSIFGAIGLCQFMPSNALRFGIDQDHNGKIDLFSRADALASMANYLRSHGWKDDLDRNEQEAVILRYNYSFPYAGTVLDVAERLSGSNENR; encoded by the coding sequence ATGGATGGCTGGGTTAGGTCTCCTTTAGCTCTTCTTGTTTTTTTCTTCCTTTCCTCTCTTATATATCCTGTTTCGTGTCCTGCCTTCAGGGCCACGAATGCCTCTATCTGGGAACCTCTCATAAAACATTTAATAGAGGACGGGGAGGACGAAACGACAATTCGCGGCATATTTGCCAGACGCGAAGTTCAATTTGATCCCGGGGTCATGCCGCGCAAGCTCTCTCACAAGGAAAGCGAACTTGATTACAGTAAGTTCCTCAGGCCTGAACGTCTCTCAAGGGCCAGGGCCTTTCTGGATACGCATAGAAAGGTATTAACCCGGATAGAAGATGAATACGGTGTACCCAAGGAAGTAGAAGTGGCAATTCTTCTTGTGGAGACAGACCTTGGCCGTTACCTGGGCTCGGGTCGCGCCTTTAATATATTGGCGAGCATGGCCGCAGCTACTGATATAGACAGTGTGAAACCATGGCTTTCCCCTGAACTGCTTAAATCTGCCGAGGGAGAACGCCTGGGAAAAAAGCTCAGGGATAAATCCCGGTGGGCCTATGAGGAACTCAGGGCGCTTCTCATCTATTCCAGGCAAAACCAAATAGATCTCCTGGAAATCAAAGGCTCAATCTTCGGGGCAATAGGACTGTGCCAGTTCATGCCTTCAAACGCCCTTCGCTTTGGAATTGACCAGGACCATAATGGCAAGATAGACCTGTTTTCAAGGGCCGATGCCCTCGCCAGTATGGCCAATTACTTAAGAAGCCACGGATGGAAAGACGATCTCGACCGCAATGAGCAGGAGGCGGTCATCCTCAGATATAACTACAGCTTCCCATACGCAGGGACTGTACTCGATGTGGCAGAAAGGCTTTCAGGCAGTAATGAAAATAGATGA
- a CDS encoding aromatic acid decarboxylase, which produces MTKDENRDPILFAITGASGSIYSLKFIEILRDLGQEVHLIVSRTGEQVSKIEIKEDGFQALIRMAHIVYSSDNLAAAPASGSGRWKAMVILPCTMGTMASIAHGFSRNLIHRAADCFLKERRPLILVPRETPLNRIHLQNMLLAEMAGAVIYPAMPSFYHQPGNIDEMASFFAGRLAEFIGLRVDGLKRWQGKF; this is translated from the coding sequence ATGACAAAGGATGAAAACCGGGATCCTATTCTTTTTGCAATCACCGGGGCCAGCGGGTCTATCTACAGCCTTAAATTCATTGAAATCTTAAGAGACCTGGGCCAGGAGGTCCATCTCATCGTATCCAGGACAGGGGAACAGGTGTCCAAAATTGAGATCAAGGAAGACGGCTTTCAGGCCCTGATCCGGATGGCTCATATAGTTTACAGCTCTGACAACCTGGCTGCTGCCCCTGCCAGTGGTTCGGGCAGATGGAAAGCTATGGTAATCCTGCCCTGTACTATGGGGACCATGGCTTCCATAGCTCACGGATTCAGCCGAAACCTGATCCACAGGGCGGCTGACTGTTTTCTAAAGGAACGAAGACCCCTTATCCTGGTCCCCAGAGAGACCCCTCTGAATAGAATCCACCTGCAAAATATGCTGCTTGCAGAAATGGCCGGGGCTGTAATATATCCTGCAATGCCCAGTTTCTATCACCAGCCCGGGAATATAGACGAAATGGCATCATTCTTTGCCGGCAGGTTGGCAGAATTCATAGGACTCAGGGTGGACGGCCTGAAGAGATGGCAAGGTAAATTTTGA
- a CDS encoding M23 family peptidase, producing MNNSLLRIFVLFFVLLCVLSFYFWIDDYRFRLISRAENTFTSKQADPVENKDTEAATGYTAKIEPAVIVKGTIRSGETFSHALERNKLVDSALESQVIKGLSTVVDFRKCRPGDSFRVCLDDRGELIRCTYEKGPLEIFTLEPGEDGTGEFHAFRATVLLECRLTKLSGKIESSLFSAFTRIGVGSRLIMAFADIFASRLDFNTETMPGDQFDVIVEEYFKDGRFVGYGRIVAARYKNHYRAFDAYYYKPEGQANGKYYDSAGREIGASFLRSPLPVYRVSSRFSKRRLHPILKVYRPHYGVDLAAPVGTRVMATADGRVSFVGWQRGFGRIVVLKHPGGYKTYYGHLSRFAKGIKKGVRVEQKQIIGYVGSSGLSTGPHLDYRIKENGVFKNPFNMKFKPKSRLSGRVLDDYIEKQSGWKQLLNNDSGPKTLLIETRKIRKRPDGWLG from the coding sequence ATGAATAATAGTCTTTTACGTATTTTCGTCCTTTTTTTTGTCCTTTTATGTGTCCTGTCATTCTATTTCTGGATAGACGATTACAGGTTTCGGCTGATCTCGCGCGCAGAGAATACATTTACATCAAAACAGGCCGATCCGGTCGAAAACAAAGATACTGAAGCTGCCACCGGCTATACGGCGAAAATAGAACCGGCTGTCATAGTCAAGGGTACTATCAGGTCCGGCGAGACATTTTCCCATGCCCTGGAAAGAAACAAGCTGGTGGATAGTGCCCTGGAATCTCAGGTAATTAAAGGGCTTTCAACGGTCGTTGATTTCAGGAAATGCAGGCCCGGGGATTCTTTCCGTGTATGTCTGGACGATCGCGGAGAGCTGATTCGATGTACCTATGAAAAAGGGCCGCTTGAAATATTTACATTAGAGCCCGGTGAAGATGGCACAGGTGAATTCCATGCCTTCAGGGCCACGGTTCTGCTGGAATGCCGTTTGACAAAGCTATCAGGGAAAATAGAAAGCTCCCTGTTTTCTGCCTTCACAAGGATAGGGGTTGGCAGCAGGCTTATCATGGCCTTTGCAGATATATTTGCATCAAGGTTGGATTTTAACACTGAAACCATGCCCGGCGACCAGTTCGACGTAATCGTTGAAGAATATTTCAAGGACGGTCGTTTTGTCGGCTACGGCCGGATAGTGGCGGCACGGTACAAAAACCATTACAGGGCCTTTGATGCCTATTATTACAAGCCCGAGGGTCAGGCCAATGGAAAATACTATGATTCTGCCGGCAGGGAAATCGGGGCATCTTTTTTGAGATCCCCTCTTCCTGTCTATAGAGTTTCATCCAGGTTTTCCAAGAGACGTCTGCACCCGATCCTCAAGGTCTATCGTCCTCACTACGGCGTGGATCTTGCCGCTCCTGTTGGTACACGCGTGATGGCTACGGCAGATGGCAGAGTCAGTTTTGTCGGCTGGCAGAGGGGTTTTGGCAGGATCGTTGTCTTAAAACACCCTGGAGGTTACAAGACTTATTACGGGCACCTTTCCAGGTTTGCCAAAGGCATAAAAAAAGGAGTCCGTGTCGAGCAGAAACAAATAATAGGTTATGTAGGGTCAAGTGGTTTGTCGACCGGACCGCATCTTGACTACCGAATCAAGGAAAACGGTGTATTCAAAAATCCCTTCAACATGAAGTTCAAGCCCAAATCCAGGCTCTCAGGCAGGGTACTGGATGACTATATTGAAAAACAAAGCGGCTGGAAACAACTCCTCAATAATGATTCAGGCCCCAAAACCCTGCTGATTGAAACAAGAAAAATAAGGAAACGTCCGGATGGATGGCTGGGTTAG
- a CDS encoding menaquinone biosynthesis decarboxylase, with protein sequence MAYCDLQDFIRKLEKHGELARIKEPVSPVLEITEITDRVCKLLGPALLFENVQGFDMPVLMNTFGSYKRMSMALEVPNLDSLGDEILDFFEAEAPDTLLKKLKVIPKLKRLKNAFPKTVHKAPCQKIVFKGEEVDLTRLPVLHCWPEDGGPFITLPLVFTRHPETGIRNVGMYRMQVFDKKTTGMHWHTHKGGAHHYRVAERMGQRLEVAVAIGPDPAMTYAATAPLPDDMDECVFAGFLREEPVELVKCLTVDLEIPASSQIVLEGYVEPEERRTEGPFGDHTGYYSLADQYPVFHVTCMTLRKDAVYPATIVGQPPQEDCYMAKATERLFLPMIKRTLPEIVDMNLPLEGVFHNLAFVSIDKRYPGHARKVMHALWGLGQMMFCKIIFIFDSEVDIQDLSQVLWRLGNNIDPRRDIVFADGPVDALDHAAPLPLYGSKMGIDCTRKWAEEGFTRQWPDVIEMDTEIKKKVDKLWSKLGLEI encoded by the coding sequence ATGGCATATTGCGATCTTCAGGATTTTATCAGGAAGCTTGAAAAACATGGAGAACTTGCCAGGATCAAAGAGCCTGTGAGTCCGGTCCTTGAGATAACAGAGATCACTGACAGGGTCTGCAAACTGCTCGGCCCGGCGCTCCTCTTTGAAAATGTCCAGGGATTCGATATGCCTGTACTTATGAATACATTTGGATCCTATAAACGAATGTCCATGGCCCTGGAAGTTCCCAACCTCGATTCCCTTGGCGATGAAATCCTGGACTTTTTCGAAGCAGAGGCACCTGACACCCTTTTAAAAAAACTGAAGGTAATACCCAAGCTCAAACGCCTGAAAAACGCCTTTCCCAAAACTGTCCATAAGGCCCCCTGTCAAAAAATAGTCTTCAAAGGTGAGGAAGTTGACCTGACTCGCCTTCCGGTGCTTCACTGCTGGCCGGAGGACGGAGGCCCTTTCATAACCCTGCCCCTGGTCTTTACCCGCCATCCGGAGACCGGGATCAGAAACGTCGGCATGTACCGCATGCAGGTCTTTGACAAAAAAACAACGGGCATGCACTGGCACACCCACAAAGGCGGGGCCCACCATTACAGGGTCGCCGAACGCATGGGACAGCGCCTGGAAGTCGCCGTCGCCATAGGGCCTGACCCGGCCATGACCTATGCGGCGACCGCTCCGCTTCCCGACGACATGGACGAATGCGTTTTCGCAGGATTTCTGAGAGAAGAGCCGGTCGAACTCGTAAAATGCCTGACAGTGGACCTGGAGATCCCTGCCTCATCCCAGATAGTTCTTGAGGGATATGTCGAACCTGAAGAACGGCGGACTGAAGGCCCTTTTGGTGACCATACCGGATATTACTCCCTGGCTGACCAATACCCGGTCTTTCATGTAACCTGCATGACCCTGAGAAAAGACGCCGTCTATCCGGCCACCATTGTCGGTCAACCTCCGCAGGAAGACTGCTACATGGCAAAGGCCACGGAACGCCTCTTTCTTCCTATGATTAAAAGGACATTGCCTGAAATTGTGGACATGAATCTCCCTCTTGAGGGCGTATTCCACAACCTGGCCTTTGTATCCATTGATAAGCGCTATCCCGGCCATGCCCGCAAGGTAATGCATGCCCTCTGGGGTTTAGGCCAGATGATGTTCTGCAAGATAATCTTTATCTTTGACAGCGAGGTGGACATACAGGACCTCTCCCAGGTACTATGGCGCCTGGGCAACAACATAGACCCCAGAAGGGACATAGTCTTTGCGGACGGGCCTGTAGATGCACTTGATCATGCAGCACCACTTCCTCTTTATGGAAGCAAGATGGGTATAGACTGCACTAGAAAGTGGGCGGAAGAGGGATTTACAAGACAGTGGCCGGATGTGATAGAAATGGATACTGAAATCAAAAAAAAGGTCGACAAGCTGTGGTCAAAGCTGGGGCTGGAGATATGA